A single genomic interval of Arthrobacter globiformis harbors:
- the holA gene encoding DNA polymerase III subunit delta, whose protein sequence is MAAAQQRPKTSAANSATWRDVTPAAVVLITGPEEYLGIRAMDRVRSQVRAAAPDVEVSRLTAGAYEAGALAMHVSPSLFGENKLIEVDGLESMNDAFLTDALTYLKHVEQDAVLVLRHGGGTRGKKLLDAVKAGGWPTVDCQPLKKDAEKTAFVTAEFKAAGRRITPEAVQSLVNAVGANLSELAAACSQLIADASTAVDADMVDRYYGGRVEATAFKVADAAMAGNGPVALSTLRHALATGADPVPLVAALAAKLRTVAKVAGAKGSSAQIAKQLGMQPWLVEQAQRDVRRWTPEGLARSIQVTAEADAQVKGLSRDPVYAVEHAVTVIAAAARGR, encoded by the coding sequence GTGGCCGCTGCCCAGCAACGACCGAAGACGTCCGCCGCCAATTCGGCGACATGGCGGGACGTAACCCCTGCAGCGGTCGTCCTGATTACGGGTCCCGAGGAGTACCTCGGCATCCGGGCGATGGACCGTGTCCGGTCGCAGGTACGCGCGGCTGCGCCGGACGTGGAGGTCAGCAGGCTCACTGCCGGGGCATACGAGGCCGGGGCGCTTGCCATGCATGTCAGTCCGTCACTGTTCGGCGAGAACAAGCTGATCGAGGTGGACGGCCTCGAATCGATGAACGATGCCTTCCTGACGGACGCACTGACGTATCTCAAGCACGTGGAACAGGACGCTGTCCTCGTGCTCCGGCACGGCGGCGGAACCCGCGGCAAGAAGCTCCTCGATGCCGTTAAGGCCGGGGGATGGCCCACTGTCGACTGCCAGCCGCTGAAGAAGGATGCGGAAAAGACCGCCTTTGTTACGGCGGAGTTCAAGGCGGCCGGCAGGCGGATCACCCCGGAGGCAGTCCAGTCGCTGGTCAACGCTGTCGGCGCTAACCTGTCAGAACTGGCGGCGGCATGCAGCCAGCTCATTGCCGACGCCTCCACTGCCGTTGATGCTGACATGGTCGACCGCTACTACGGCGGAAGAGTGGAGGCCACGGCGTTCAAGGTGGCCGACGCCGCCATGGCCGGCAACGGTCCCGTGGCCCTGTCCACACTCCGGCACGCGCTGGCAACGGGCGCCGATCCGGTACCGCTGGTGGCGGCATTGGCAGCCAAGCTGCGTACCGTCGCCAAGGTGGCGGGTGCCAAGGGATCATCGGCACAGATCGCCAAGCAGCTGGGCATGCAGCCGTGGCTGGTGGAGCAGGCGCAGCGGGACGTCCGGAGGTGGACGCCGGAGGGCCTGGCCCGGTCCATCCAAGTCACGGCCGAAGCCGACGCGCAGGTCAAGGGGCTCTCGCGTGATCCGGTCTACGCCGTGGAGCACGCGGTCACGGTCATTGCTGCCGCCGCCCGCGGCCGTTAG
- a CDS encoding ComEC/Rec2 family competence protein, giving the protein MAETEPNRRRTDLRLAPTALLVWAAAAAGPWLAPGILLLVWGSLAACAGVLLAMLLRRKKAEGRWRRSFLTTLTAALMLAAASAAHSAVSSAQRHDEQVAGLIAARASVVAEAEITGAPRALKTPGPSGHAERWAVASVLRSLTSGGLVMHAHLPVVIISGQEWQHAGTGQLLRITGKLRPPDPGRVEAAILTASSPPVQLAALQDWQQAPAALGKRFASAAGWLAPDARGLLPGMVTGDTGGLSEELETAMKTVGLTHLTAVSGANCSLILGALLLAARSLRLARIPAAAVALAGLGLFVLMVGPDASVLRASLMGAIALASLAGGRAGRGLSFLCLAVIALLLMEPELGVSFGFLLSVLATLGIIVLGRCILGWFPPSVPRWVAAAVAVPLSAQVLCGPVIVVLQPQFSTYSLLANVLVAPLVAPVTILGTAAVALLPLAPWLAAVLIGGAGFFASGVAAVARFTAGLPGAAPPWPEGMFGLLTMLLFSVVALQSVWMAAHPAGTIKLVLAAHAGTARLLDRLPEATFRRGGPSVRGRLRVCNPNPGRNHQWPLPSNDRRRPPPIRRHGGT; this is encoded by the coding sequence ATGGCCGAAACCGAACCGAACCGGCGCCGGACCGACCTTCGCCTTGCCCCGACCGCACTGCTGGTGTGGGCAGCCGCCGCAGCCGGGCCGTGGCTAGCACCAGGCATCCTTCTGCTTGTGTGGGGCAGCCTCGCCGCGTGCGCCGGAGTGCTGCTCGCCATGCTTCTGCGGAGGAAGAAAGCCGAAGGACGCTGGCGGCGCAGTTTCCTGACCACCCTTACGGCAGCACTCATGCTCGCCGCGGCATCGGCTGCCCATTCGGCCGTGTCGTCGGCCCAGCGCCACGACGAGCAGGTGGCGGGACTCATCGCCGCGCGTGCATCAGTCGTGGCGGAAGCCGAGATCACCGGGGCGCCCCGTGCCCTCAAGACGCCCGGCCCCTCCGGGCATGCCGAACGCTGGGCTGTGGCTTCGGTGCTCCGGTCCTTGACGTCGGGCGGCCTGGTAATGCATGCGCATCTGCCGGTGGTCATCATCAGCGGACAGGAGTGGCAGCACGCCGGCACGGGCCAGTTGCTTCGGATCACCGGAAAGCTCCGGCCTCCAGACCCGGGCCGGGTGGAGGCGGCGATCCTGACTGCGTCATCACCGCCCGTCCAGCTCGCAGCATTGCAGGATTGGCAGCAGGCGCCGGCCGCTCTGGGCAAGCGGTTCGCCTCTGCCGCCGGCTGGCTGGCCCCCGACGCGAGGGGCCTCCTCCCGGGCATGGTCACGGGCGATACCGGCGGCCTCAGCGAGGAGCTCGAGACAGCCATGAAGACCGTGGGCCTGACTCACCTGACGGCGGTGTCCGGCGCCAACTGCAGCCTGATACTCGGCGCCCTGCTGTTGGCGGCACGCTCGCTGCGCCTAGCCAGGATTCCGGCCGCAGCCGTCGCCCTCGCGGGCCTCGGCTTGTTCGTCCTCATGGTTGGTCCCGATGCGAGCGTGCTCAGGGCATCGCTGATGGGTGCGATTGCTTTGGCATCCCTGGCAGGCGGCCGGGCCGGCCGCGGACTGAGTTTCCTTTGCCTGGCCGTGATTGCCCTGCTGCTCATGGAGCCGGAACTGGGCGTCAGCTTTGGGTTCCTGCTCTCGGTCCTGGCCACCCTGGGGATCATTGTGCTGGGACGCTGCATCCTGGGCTGGTTTCCGCCGAGCGTGCCACGCTGGGTGGCGGCTGCTGTTGCCGTGCCCCTGTCAGCCCAGGTGCTGTGCGGCCCCGTCATTGTGGTGCTGCAACCACAGTTTTCCACCTACTCGCTGCTGGCCAACGTCCTCGTTGCCCCGCTCGTAGCGCCCGTGACCATCCTGGGCACGGCGGCCGTGGCGCTCCTGCCCCTCGCGCCTTGGCTGGCGGCGGTGCTGATCGGCGGGGCGGGCTTCTTTGCCAGTGGTGTGGCAGCCGTCGCCAGGTTCACCGCCGGTCTGCCCGGTGCCGCGCCGCCCTGGCCGGAGGGCATGTTTGGGTTGCTGACCATGCTGCTGTTCTCCGTTGTCGCATTGCAGTCCGTGTGGATGGCCGCCCATCCCGCCGGCACCATCAAACTGGTCCTAGCGGCGCACGCTGGCACCGCCCGCCTCCTTGACCGGCTGCCGGAGGCCACGTTCCGCCGCGGCGGCCCGAGCGTCCGTGGGAGACTTAGAGTCTGCAATCCGAACCCCGGGAGGAACCACCAGTGGCCGCTGCCCAGCAACGACCGAAGACGTCCGCCGCCAATTCGGCGACATGGCGGGACGTAA
- a CDS encoding ComEA family DNA-binding protein, protein MQSRASDGRAARRLAATLGPHASPGLPCDEEKVPSPDDPTGLLEVGTGSGFAYGTGAVSAASAASGEAAEPRFRWRLGIRVAALVGVLSLIAGALLWWQVAANGPVVLPLSSVTHDAAGKSAASNPDQESSNPDSGGTESSGPGGDGKDSDGTAAGNVVVHVAGAVKRAGVVRLARGSRVHEAIAAAGGARPEADLDRLNLASPLEDGQKIHVPRRGEAAPADTSGAAQADESAPAGTSGAGAAETDGTGGPAGDGAGGKINLNTATVEELGELPRVGPVLAQRIVDWRTQQGPFKSPEELDAVDGVGPKMLETLLPLVTV, encoded by the coding sequence GTGCAGAGCCGGGCGTCAGATGGGCGGGCGGCCAGAAGGCTGGCCGCCACGCTCGGACCGCATGCCTCGCCCGGCCTTCCCTGCGATGAAGAGAAAGTCCCGTCGCCGGACGACCCCACTGGGCTGCTGGAGGTGGGAACGGGGAGCGGCTTCGCTTACGGCACGGGGGCTGTTTCCGCGGCTTCTGCGGCGTCCGGCGAAGCTGCCGAGCCGCGGTTCCGTTGGAGACTGGGCATCCGTGTCGCGGCATTGGTGGGCGTGCTGTCGCTGATTGCCGGAGCCTTGCTCTGGTGGCAGGTGGCTGCCAACGGTCCTGTTGTCCTCCCGCTCAGTTCAGTCACCCACGACGCCGCGGGAAAATCGGCCGCCAGCAATCCTGACCAGGAAAGCAGTAACCCGGACAGCGGCGGTACGGAAAGCAGTGGGCCGGGCGGTGACGGCAAAGACAGTGACGGGACAGCGGCCGGGAATGTCGTGGTGCACGTCGCCGGAGCGGTGAAGAGGGCTGGAGTGGTCCGGCTCGCGCGCGGAAGCAGGGTACATGAGGCCATCGCCGCCGCCGGGGGCGCCAGGCCGGAGGCCGACCTCGACCGCCTCAATCTCGCCTCCCCGCTGGAAGACGGCCAGAAAATCCACGTACCGCGCCGCGGCGAGGCAGCACCGGCTGACACGTCCGGTGCTGCGCAAGCGGACGAATCCGCCCCGGCCGGCACATCAGGAGCAGGCGCCGCCGAAACCGACGGAACCGGCGGGCCTGCAGGCGACGGTGCCGGCGGCAAGATCAACCTCAACACCGCCACCGTGGAAGAACTCGGCGAGCTGCCGAGGGTTGGCCCGGTGTTGGCCCAGCGCATCGTCGACTGGCGCACACAGCAGGGCCCCTTCAAGTCGCCCGAGGAACTGGACGCCGTCGACGGAGTCGGCCCCAAAATGCTGGAAACGTTGCTTCCATTGGTGACCGTCTGA